GAAGGGCTGATGCGCTGGGCGTCGCTGGACGTGCATTATGTGCTGCCGCACCACGGCCTAGTGTCGCGCGAACTAGTGGACGATGTGCACGCCGCCGGACGCAGGATCATGGTCTGGACGGTG
The sequence above is a segment of the Terriglobales bacterium genome. Coding sequences within it:
- a CDS encoding glycerophosphodiester phosphodiesterase codes for the protein EGLMRWASLDVHYVLPHHGLVSRELVDDVHAAGRRIMVWTVNHEKEMLALAAMGVDGIISDDTRLLGSAFRDRREAE